DNA from Asterias amurensis chromosome 7, ASM3211899v1:
TTGATGAAATGAACCATAATGAGCCTAGATTTGTGCATTTTCAAAACCGATgcacaaaatacattttaattgtaaaataaaataacaaatcctaGCACTGAAACGCCCTCTGGTGTGATTAAGTGCAAAATCAGAAATGCATAtgacaaattcaattcaattcaattcaattcaatgtatTATTTATATCCGTACTCTCAATAAGAAACAGTACCATTGGgaaaaaaagtacaatacaaGCAAAGAGTTACAAATTACCTTTGGTAGTAATAATGACTAACAGTAAAATATCAATTCAATTGAATTcaatgttatttttacattcgtAACTCACAGTAACAAGAAAACAGAATCATCAGACAAAAATACTACAATACAACCAAATAGTTACATATGACCAATGATAACAATACTGAAAATTAATAGAACATCAACTCAAATTCTCAACACTTAAACTCGAGCAAAACTCAAAGTTTTGATAAACATCCATATGCCTACTCACTTGGAACTGTGGAATTGGTACCATGGCGACTCCGTACGGGTCCATAACTCGTAGACATCTCTTCAGTTCATCCCAATTTTGTAGAACCTTTGTATTGAGAGAAAAGGTATTAAGAACAAAATGAACTAATGTTTGCAAGTGGAATTATGGTTGAAAACAAATGCTCAGCGGACATAAAAAGGCCCTAGACAAAACGTCTGAACTTCACAAAGTGCCcccggtgtgattcgaaccaggggCCTAGAGGTagagaaaaaataaagaaaccgCTACACTAACCAGACTGCCCAAGAACTCCCGCactattgttttaatttgttatacTGACCTCTGGTCTTATCCTGACAATAATATCCTCAGCTGGCGTTCCAAACATATCTCTGGAGGCAGCCTCACCAGACTGTCTCTTAGAGCCAAGATGCTGGGACTGTGTTTCCCTCAATACGGCCCTCTCCTTTCGTTGCTGCTGAGGTGCGTTGGTCCTGGCTGGTTGAGCAGCCCCTCTTTGCCTGGTCCGATTGATAAAGTAATCAAAGAGCTCTGCATAGTGGACGAGACCGTCCTTAGCGATGTTTAAGGCACTCCAGAGCGTCTGAAGCTCCGTTGGGTGGAGAAGAAAACCAAGCCTGGGGAATTCAAACAACAAATCAATCATACAAAATTCCAGGAGTGAGAATCAAAGAGAATACTTGATCTTAGAATCCAAACATTAGGAGTTaagatggaaaaaaaaaataccaatacaCCTTTTGGTAAGTTTGTGGGGTttagatttcacaaagcctTTTAGGAACAGTGTCCATAGCACTAGATAAAAGATCACAGAGCAGGATGTGGACAAAATAACGGCTGATTTGCTACAACAGGCCAACTAGtcaaaagtctgaattcagataaaaagctggaatttctcatccctgaaaatcaaacaagaagcaattttttatttttttttattttttgttaatgcAAGTTAGCCCAAAACAAGGCtgaagccactctaggtaaagggctacaagaaagaaaacatagaaatgaAGAAACTCAGTGGAACTGAAGGCAGGAATTGATATTACAAAATTCGGCTGTGATTGTAACAGTCCCATGAACATTGCATCATAGATGTGATTTTATGGATAGTTTAGAAAGAACAGCGTCTTACTGTTGTAGCCACTGATGCAGTTGTGTCTTAGACAGTCTTCCCGTTGCCTTGCGATCAATCTTATGATATGCCTCCTGAGCCTCATAACCTCTCCTCCTCAGTATTTCCTCGATGGCGTCTTCCATCTGAAATTGAATTGATaagaatattttgagggaacAATTTTTTTCGTCAAATCACATTCAAGGCATGATAATGACCTTTGAGATAAAGGGCCTATATTTTTTAACCTTCAAGAAAGTCTCTggtagggtcgaaacgtcagaccacTAACTAtggtattgtgtccaccatatctcaaatgGCTTATTGGGACCATGGTCTCATGTAAACAAATGGGTCTTACATTTTGAGCAAAGCTCTGCATACTTCgcagaaaaaaatattgagtgctttggaagcactttgagacgTCCCTCTGGTGTGACAAAGCGCTGTTTGAGTAACCTACCTCCTTAACGGGTCTATATCTTGTGTCCATTCCTTTTCTCCTAGTATGTCCCAAGACGGCTGCTCCATCCTCCGCTTCAGGCTTCTTATCCCCAAACTCCATGGACCCAGCAAGGTTGGGGGGAACTATGTACTCCTCTGGTGTGGGTACCCTGGGCGTAACGTACCCAGCACCCAGTTGAGATTGGGGTCGAGGGGTTGGTGAGCGTAGCACAAGAGGTTGTCTTGAAgaggaaaaacacaaaacaaatcaattcaACACTGTCAATATTATACCtacatttggtttttaaaagataTCAAACCAAAGATGTATTTCAAAACTTGTATTACTATATATTGAACTAAAAATGAATTATTTACCTTAATGGGAAATACTGACTCACTAGAAAGTTAGAACATTAAACCTTCAAATAAAACCAACAACTTTCTTTTGTAATCGTTGTGAATCAttaaaattcaatttcaattcaatttattataaacttcacagaaaaaaaaatcaaaaacaaaaatcaaaattacaagtataaaataataacataagtagttgtttgatgtttttgccagtgaaacaaagaaattaattgaaatgaaacaaaaaagttacCTTTTCCGATTGAAAACTGCGAGGAATTCAGGATACGGCACCAGGTCATCAAGGGCTACCCCCATGTCCATGAGTATCTGATCCAGTTGTATATCCGTCATGCAAATATTAAAGACTCGATCGATACTGTCTCTAAACTGCTTCTGGGTGATCAACTTTAGATTGTACTGGTCTTGACTCctgaaaatcaaaatgaaacaataaaatagaTTAATATCATGCAATGATAATAATTTCAAAAGAAGATTCAAATATTCCAAGACCTGGCCAGGAAACTTTGTAAGATTTTTCAGTGGAAAGTGAAAGAAGTCCCTGTAGTGATTACAGGGGAAAATCTTGATGAAACAGGGACAAACGCGCGAGGATAAttctgttacagaaggcagcgcttaTTGGAACAGGGATGATCTTGAGAAAAACTCTTGAGAAGGCTTAAGGATGCAGTGCCCAACTCGATGAGTTGACGGCTCAAAGGAACTTAATTTTGCTCTTTCTTTTGCAAgctgtgataagatgaaataaCAGAAAACGCACATGGCACACAGTATCTGGAGGACCATTCATAGGCGCCGGTCGCTAGCAAACCAGTTCAAATGAAACCAGCTCAAAAATTTAGTCACGACATTGAATGATGACAGATTAGTTGTGACCCTTAACTCGTCTGGCAAAGAATTCCTGAGTATTTAGGAGTACTTACTTGAGCGTAGCGAGAAGCTTGAGAAAGTCCTTGTGAAACATTTCTACTAATTTGGCTTCAGCATCTTGGGCTGTTAGATTTCCAGCAGGTGTTTGGGCTCTGGTGTTGAATCTGCAGAGGGGGAAGGattaaattcaaaattaatttatagattttttaattaaaaaacacaacgtTACAAAGGAACTACCATCTCGATTTGAATAATGTTTGAGGGGAAGATTATTAAGatagacagacaaacagacagccAGACAGACATACCTGTGTGAGTTATCCATGATGACTCGGTGCGCAATACCGCTGTCCATCCGTGACATAAACCTATTTAGAAAATCCTTGTAGTTTACTCGACCGTCTTTACGTCGAAGGCCAACTCTGTCAATTTAGaccataatatttattttttaatcattacACGAACACTTTATTAtattcaaacaataaaatttAAGGCCCCctagaaaaaggaaaaatattTTCAAGACGTTATCATCCCAAGACACAAATTTTCATCATCTGGAAGACATCTTACTTTAGGGTATTGTCATTAAGAGATaactcatcttaaagacactggacactattggtaattgtcaaagactagtcttcacagttggtgtatctcaacatatgcataacataataaacctgtgaaaatttgagctcaattggtcgtcgaagttgcgagatattaatgaaagacacaaacacccttgtcgtaccatggtcacacgaagtggtgtgctttcggatgcttgatttcgagacctcgaattctaaatctgaggtctcaaaatcgaattcatggaaaattacttctttctcaaaaagtacgttacttcagagcaagctgttttttacaatgttttatactatcaacctctccccattacccgtaatcaacaaaggttttatgctaataattattttgagttattatcaatagtgtccactgcctttaagatattgTCAAACATTAATGTTATCATCCTACAACATGGCCTCAGGGCAGGTTCTAAAAATGTTGAACAACACTTCCAGAGCGCCGTAAAAAACAATAACAGTCTCCGCTCCGCTCTGTCATTTCCCATCACCGATATAATGAAACAACCTAATAGAGTCACAACCTGAAGTCAAAGTCAATATCTCCTTTACTGCAATCATCTAAGACAAACACACACAGCCCCCTACACCCTGAAGGATATAACAATGCTATCATATCAATGGTTACCTTTCTAGTAGTTGTTCCATCTCTGTCGGCACCATGGGTAAGTCATACTCCAGCAGGACATTGCGGAATTGGGCCCGAGAGATGGTGGTGTCGTTGGAACAGTCAAAATGCTCAAACCCCATCAGGAAACTGTGATAGTTTTGCTCCATCTGTATACAGAAGGAATAAAGAAGTTAAAATGGGCTTTAAAGGCAAAAAATACATAGGCTTTAGAAACCGTTTGGTTGTATATTGTTACTGTGATTTAACACGTCTCAAAAATTCTAACTTTGAGACATAAAAGCTACCTTCGGAGTGAGATGAataaatataaatgtattttttcaaaTCTATCTTTGACGTACCTCTAGTTTGCAAAGTATCTAAACCTATTATAAAGTTGTCTGTCTATTTCTCGATTCGTATGCAAGCATCTAGAGTGATTTTATATATTGAAATTTATTTGAATCGTGGCATCTGAAGAACTCCAGCTTTTGAAatgaacttaaaaataaaacgaATGAGTTTTTTGGTCATACCTTCCTCAGTAGAAAAGAAATGACATCTACAGACGGTGCTCTCGGTAAATCTGTAGCTAGTGAAGGTTCCGCTGATGGTATTTCTACGTTCTCCGTTTCATCAAAAGGTTCTTGGCCTTCTTCAAGAATCTGGGGCTAAGAACGAGAATAATCTTAATCaaatatgtgtttaaaattgacctttgacttgatttgatttgatttgaaatgacttattaaaaacaaagaccATCACAGCCAAAGGATGCAGTACAATAATAAGTTAAAATAGACAAATTACATAGAgttaacaaaacaagaaaacaatcaaaattttcTTACCACCCAGGGTGTCTTGGGTTGATTTCTGACTCTTGGTGGTGCGGTTCTCGCTCGTCCTAAATACCTCCCTCTATTGTCTAGACCGATTTGAAGAAGGAACCAACTGCTGTTGATGGCTCCAGTATTCTCTAAATCATATCTGACGATTAAACATAAGCAGTATTCATTATTGTAATGATATAAACTGAGCCCCAGGTGGTTTTCCATCGAAAAGGATAAATCATGAAAACTGGGAAATGGTCGAAACTATCCTCTTGTAATATTATCAGTTTAACTtccaaccaaaccaaacaaagATATAAGATTTTGACAAACCTTTCCCAAAACTTCTGCATTTCATAGTCGTCTAGTCGGACTCCAATACTTGCAAGACATTCTTCAAGCTGTGGAGGTAAGATAACTGCACCTGTATCGAAGCAAGACGGAGCTAGATGCTTCTGGAGGTCAAAATCACTGCAAGTAAATCATAACAAATTATatgattaaaaaatgtttgagaAAAGTACCTTTCTCTGCTGAATTAGCCATTCCTTGAGATAAAACGCTAAAGAGGTAATGATTGTGTTTTTCTGGGCCTAACTTTATGTAGCTGCTGAAGCAGGCGATAGTGctttaaacaatttttctgCAATAAATAAGCCGGATACAATCGTACATTAAACagagtagtttggctggtaatctttcCCTGATCAGCACAATTGCTTTgcgctaagcaagtttttaattaaattgttgCTTGTTTCATTAACACATCTGCCAAGAATTTTAACAATCATTGGTTAGCACAAAAGCAAGTTAAGAGTAGGAAGTTCACAGGTTGTATCTTAAATTTGGATGTGATCCCTGGCCACATGGCAGCTAACGGTAATATGGCTCATGACTGTAACCTGAACAAAGGAAGAcccccaacatagggctagatagcccaGTCGGTAGAGCACCGGTATGTTAATcaggaggtcattggttcaagtctCGCTCCAGTcatattttctttgttcaaatccAAAGTATGATAGAAAGCTAAACAGTGTAATTCTTACCTATGTCTGCATTTCTCTTTCAGTACTGCATTTGCGTATGTAGCAGTCACCATTTCCGGGGCTAGTCTCTTGGAGCGTAGATGCTCCTCTAGAGGTAGCTTCTTACGCTCTGCAGAGAATTCCTTCCTGGCAACTGGGCTTAACCACTCACGCTTTACCGTCTACCacaaacaagaaacaaactCTTTTGTGACAAATGtcttctttttctgttttgCTTCATTGCAACAAAAAGCTTGTATGCATAAATAAGTGTGCAAAGAGCTGGGATAAGTACCAAGTTACCAAGAAAGTAAATTATGTTTCTGCATTTTATAGGAGGAGAGGTTGAATATAGCTATAAGCTCAATAAGAATAAGTTGAcacgtatttattttaaaaac
Protein-coding regions in this window:
- the LOC139939314 gene encoding EF-hand calcium-binding domain-containing protein 6-like, producing MATGVVQNRRPTTSGGRLSNLPVIEHPRSRLGDRNTLNIRGTNRGDLISPLGRCSPPSGDELKAGFEGAANGVKSNLPPLKKGESEPVYARETENRYLGASLDGAPRRGTGTRKHNRMLTWPPVHEQRAGDRRAQTAKVQGVAGTPRRKYIPEELYEMIRERLTTGFHGLQQLFRANDPQGNGTVSRVALSRILYHLVGYLTRDEVQNFLTRVGLQESETVSFDSFISCFRDNETVKREWLSPVARKEFSAERKKLPLEEHLRSKRLAPEMVTATYANAVLKEKCRHSDFDLQKHLAPSCFDTGAVILPPQLEECLASIGVRLDDYEMQKFWERYDLENTGAINSSWFLLQIGLDNRGRYLGRARTAPPRVRNQPKTPWVPQILEEGQEPFDETENVEIPSAEPSLATDLPRAPSVDVISFLLRKMEQNYHSFLMGFEHFDCSNDTTISRAQFRNVLLEYDLPMVPTEMEQLLERVGLRRKDGRVNYKDFLNRFMSRMDSGIAHRVIMDNSHRFNTRAQTPAGNLTAQDAEAKLVEMFHKDFLKLLATLKSQDQYNLKLITQKQFRDSIDRVFNICMTDIQLDQILMDMGVALDDLVPYPEFLAVFNRKRQPLVLRSPTPRPQSQLGAGYVTPRVPTPEEYIVPPNLAGSMEFGDKKPEAEDGAAVLGHTRRKGMDTRYRPVKEMEDAIEEILRRRGYEAQEAYHKIDRKATGRLSKTQLHQWLQQLGFLLHPTELQTLWSALNIAKDGLVHYAELFDYFINRTRQRGAAQPARTNAPQQQRKERAVLRETQSQHLGSKRQSGEAASRDMFGTPAEDIIVRIRPEVLQNWDELKRCLRVMDPYGVAMVPIPQFQDLLHHVNINLSSDQLTRLCSRFDFSQNGQFHYLQFLQLFVESGSRKSSKSGTRVSDPKGKGSDEITVSSALIKIRKQLLQDWKSLRRVFKKADLNRDGSLSVPEFRRILAESKLRFDEEDFYHIVSELDKNLDGKISYDEFISSMMSI